The Opitutaceae bacterium genome includes a window with the following:
- a CDS encoding ribbon-helix-helix protein, CopG family: MAKKSASTPSPLTFDLPVSLIDKLSAVEKKLGLGSTSEVVRLAISEFDFADFESSAEEHRQISVRLPDDQKSKLTKLAKKKSVSVGELLRVAIEKLEAKKAKKR, from the coding sequence ATGGCCAAGAAATCCGCATCCACTCCGTCTCCCCTGACGTTTGATTTGCCTGTTTCGCTCATCGACAAGCTTTCCGCTGTAGAAAAGAAGCTTGGTCTCGGTTCCACCAGTGAAGTTGTCCGCCTCGCCATTTCCGAGTTCGATTTTGCTGACTTTGAGTCCTCTGCCGAGGAGCATCGCCAGATTTCCGTCCGCCTTCCCGACGACCAGAAGTCGAAGCTGACAAAGCTCGCAAAGAAGAAGAGCGTCAGCGTCGGCGAGTTGCTGCGTGTCGCGATCGAGAAGCTCGAGGCCAAGAAGGCCAAGAAGCGGTAA
- a CDS encoding phosphopantothenoylcysteine decarboxylase, whose amino-acid sequence MNRRLLITAGPTREHLDPVRYISNGSSGRMGYALAAEAAKRGWDVDLVSGPVALEAPHGVRLTRVVSADDMLAACESRFDEAGVFLSVAAVADFKPAEKSPRKTKKAETEEVVRLVRTVDVLKTLAARRRPGQVMVGFAAETHDVEAYARRKLEEKNLDWIVANDVSRPGIGMEAADNTVTVISRSGHRASFGPAPKSEIAARILDLVLP is encoded by the coding sequence ATGAACAGGCGCCTCCTGATCACAGCTGGTCCGACTCGTGAGCATCTTGACCCCGTCCGGTATATCAGCAACGGGTCGAGCGGTCGCATGGGATATGCGCTGGCTGCGGAGGCGGCAAAGCGGGGCTGGGATGTTGATCTCGTTTCGGGACCGGTTGCCTTGGAGGCCCCCCACGGCGTGCGCCTTACCCGGGTGGTGTCAGCGGACGACATGCTTGCCGCGTGTGAGTCGCGCTTTGACGAGGCGGGCGTATTTCTCTCTGTTGCGGCGGTGGCGGACTTCAAGCCGGCCGAAAAGTCACCGAGGAAGACGAAGAAGGCGGAGACGGAGGAGGTCGTGCGCCTCGTGCGGACGGTCGACGTGCTTAAAACCCTGGCGGCCCGCCGCAGGCCGGGCCAGGTGATGGTCGGCTTTGCCGCCGAGACCCACGACGTCGAGGCCTATGCCAGGCGGAAACTCGAGGAAAAGAACCTCGATTGGATTGTGGCCAATGACGTGAGCCGCCCCGGCATCGGAATGGAGGCGGCTGACAACACTGTCACAGTGATTTCCAGGTCGGGACACCGCGCTTCCTTCGGGCCGGCGCCAAAGTCCGAGATCGCGGCGCGGATCCTGGATTTGGTGCTCCCCTGA